One segment of Desulfosudis oleivorans Hxd3 DNA contains the following:
- a CDS encoding P-loop domain-containing protein: protein MTDVKFPILGIGIPPMVGRADLMQWLWNNLTKKSPSNLSIVGPRYVGKTVLMNNLAERMRQPDSPYNAVVFWDLGHQTPDSDHAFLKSFCHKLGQELAVIGNEYAEHILALQEEEGIYEELKEIIDAMHSDKIKTLMVWDGFDQPLNKDNLTRNHWDNLRELFSKTTSLRLVTATRQPMSELLRSTTTASSDFWNIFDPTPLQVGIFDAQDIVALMSKVPDLTFTSGAMSELQNWTAGYPILYLFLINQIVKTRATGDIDNQIVNQVAEAISGSVNSYISFLWKDCPASAKEAYRYLIEHKKVDAADINSVDRKCLEEKGFIKVTGNKIESGCRFAEQYVKQNGDNIGNMARLFRFWKDYQENIRSVLEFRLDHLVSLNADLRRLIQKSIEDIPEHPRVCLTNIRGVVDRALDLIWDAEFGTGRAVPEAWFTEWKYNGEKGPQDYWDKKFPFAKRGHQIHLLKLITGTDKSDSKAKHISSNTWALANSAHGFGDFGQHLPPGDIPVGVAIAAVNTCLELAACLESELGGINPVNA, encoded by the coding sequence ATGACTGATGTTAAATTCCCGATTTTAGGTATAGGTATCCCCCCTATGGTTGGCCGGGCAGATCTCATGCAGTGGTTATGGAATAACCTTACCAAGAAGTCGCCAAGCAATCTATCGATTGTGGGGCCGCGTTATGTCGGCAAAACAGTTTTAATGAATAATCTTGCCGAAAGAATGCGTCAGCCGGATTCGCCATATAATGCGGTTGTTTTTTGGGATCTGGGGCATCAAACCCCGGACTCAGACCATGCCTTTTTAAAATCCTTTTGTCATAAGTTGGGACAAGAGCTGGCGGTGATTGGGAATGAATATGCAGAACACATTTTAGCACTTCAAGAAGAGGAGGGGATATATGAGGAATTGAAAGAAATTATCGATGCTATGCATAGCGATAAAATCAAAACGTTGATGGTTTGGGATGGTTTTGATCAACCGCTCAATAAAGACAACCTCACAAGAAATCATTGGGATAATTTACGGGAACTTTTTTCTAAGACGACGAGCCTGCGTTTGGTTACGGCCACCCGTCAGCCTATGAGTGAGTTACTCCGGAGTACAACGACCGCATCAAGTGATTTCTGGAATATTTTTGATCCGACACCATTGCAGGTGGGTATCTTTGATGCTCAGGACATAGTAGCGCTTATGAGTAAGGTCCCGGACCTTACGTTTACAAGCGGAGCTATGAGCGAACTGCAAAACTGGACGGCCGGTTATCCCATACTGTATTTATTTTTAATTAATCAAATTGTAAAAACAAGGGCTACTGGAGACATTGACAACCAGATAGTGAACCAGGTGGCAGAGGCCATCTCAGGCTCTGTTAATAGCTATATCAGCTTTCTGTGGAAGGACTGTCCGGCCTCAGCAAAAGAGGCTTATCGATATCTGATAGAGCACAAAAAGGTCGACGCTGCCGATATTAACAGCGTTGACCGTAAGTGTCTCGAGGAAAAGGGCTTTATCAAGGTCACTGGAAACAAGATAGAAAGTGGGTGTCGCTTTGCTGAACAATATGTAAAACAGAACGGGGATAACATCGGGAACATGGCGCGCTTGTTTCGTTTTTGGAAAGACTATCAAGAAAACATCCGCAGTGTACTTGAATTCCGCCTTGACCACTTGGTCTCGCTCAACGCCGACCTCCGAAGGCTTATCCAGAAAAGCATCGAAGATATTCCAGAACATCCGAGGGTCTGTCTTACCAATATTCGAGGGGTTGTCGATCGTGCTTTGGATCTGATTTGGGACGCTGAGTTTGGGACAGGCAGGGCTGTGCCCGAAGCATGGTTTACAGAGTGGAAATATAACGGCGAGAAAGGTCCACAAGATTATTGGGACAAAAAGTTTCCTTTCGCCAAACGTGGCCATCAAATTCACCTTTTAAAACTTATAACCGGAACAGACAAGAGCGACTCCAAGGCAAAACATATTTCCAGCAACACTTGGGCTCTCGCCAATTCAGCGCATGGATTCGGTGATTTTGGTCAACATCTCCCCCCAGGTGATATTCCTGTCGGAGTGGCAATCGCTGCTGTAAATACGTGCCTTGAACTGGCAGCGTGCCTGGAAAGTGAGCTGGGAGGGATTAACCCTGTCAATGCATAA
- a CDS encoding EcsC family protein, with the protein MANENEKKSNALDKLIGWAIEAGQQDIDQYVEKLRSQNPGISREALAKKIVRRKSVKSGLVGAGTGLGGILSLPVAIPFDLAASWKIQICMALAVARVYGHNTKTVDVKTDIYLILAGDAVKEVFKKIGVEAAKDVTKKAVEKYITKDVMKKIWKVVSRKIITKAGEKSTTSFTKMVPLVGAPVGYAFDWFATKAVGKTAIHYYSGEG; encoded by the coding sequence ATGGCAAACGAGAATGAGAAAAAAAGCAACGCTTTAGATAAACTTATCGGTTGGGCGATAGAAGCCGGGCAACAGGATATTGACCAGTACGTTGAGAAATTAAGATCCCAAAATCCCGGCATCTCCCGTGAGGCTTTAGCCAAAAAAATCGTTCGCCGGAAATCGGTAAAAAGCGGGCTGGTCGGTGCCGGCACAGGGCTGGGAGGGATTCTGTCTCTTCCTGTGGCTATCCCGTTTGATTTGGCGGCTTCATGGAAAATTCAAATTTGCATGGCCCTTGCTGTGGCCCGTGTTTATGGCCACAATACAAAGACGGTTGATGTGAAAACCGACATCTACCTTATACTGGCTGGCGATGCCGTTAAAGAAGTTTTTAAAAAAATCGGAGTGGAAGCCGCAAAAGATGTAACAAAAAAGGCGGTGGAAAAATATATTACAAAGGATGTCATGAAAAAAATATGGAAAGTGGTTTCTCGCAAAATCATTACAAAAGCCGGCGAAAAATCGACCACAAGTTTTACGAAGATGGTTCCACTCGTTGGCGCCCCGGTTGGCTATGCGTTCGATTGGTTTGCCACAAAAGCCGTAGGAAAAACCGCAATCCATTACTATAGCGGCGAGGGGTAA
- a CDS encoding DUF3825 domain-containing protein encodes MATYQALFKRYKEQKGSEVFSHFGWNAADGENWETPFEKLAHMAKKEDWNFRSPQFRKDGQKYPILMNYLNYTFLRIQELGLIAYSDDGSKSCFNTGLQTKNEKDIYATFFFNQNAEELGKPQWTFYSFADSYSEKLKPFNPLPEVATYISYARDLVFETGYEIEVNTDHIVDHNKDRLPANLREERTLSIAAIEGSTRFLKEKIRRNYKVAIPHWYSGRIQLLLPLNLTSDYEADLALVADRDDDRKIYRIRTALSMDMAYVNARLLCRPDRDWLNP; translated from the coding sequence ATGGCTACATATCAAGCACTTTTTAAAAGATACAAGGAGCAGAAAGGCTCAGAAGTGTTTTCTCATTTTGGATGGAATGCCGCAGATGGGGAAAACTGGGAAACTCCTTTTGAAAAACTCGCACACATGGCAAAAAAAGAGGATTGGAATTTTAGGAGCCCTCAATTCAGAAAAGACGGGCAGAAATACCCTATTCTAATGAACTACCTTAACTACACATTTCTACGGATACAAGAATTAGGGTTGATTGCCTACTCTGATGATGGATCAAAGTCTTGTTTCAATACCGGCCTTCAAACAAAAAATGAAAAAGATATTTATGCTACTTTCTTTTTTAACCAAAATGCCGAAGAGTTGGGGAAACCTCAGTGGACGTTTTATAGTTTCGCCGATTCATACTCAGAGAAATTAAAACCGTTCAACCCTCTTCCTGAAGTTGCAACTTATATATCATACGCTAGAGATCTCGTATTTGAAACAGGTTACGAAATAGAAGTAAACACAGATCATATCGTCGACCACAATAAAGACAGACTGCCTGCTAATCTGAGAGAGGAAAGGACACTCTCTATCGCCGCGATTGAAGGTTCAACCCGTTTTCTAAAAGAAAAAATACGACGGAATTATAAAGTCGCCATACCTCATTGGTATTCTGGGAGAATACAACTTCTTTTGCCGCTAAATCTCACAAGCGACTATGAAGCGGATTTGGCCTTAGTCGCTGATCGTGACGATGACAGGAAAATATACAGAATCAGGACTGCACTTTCTATGGATATGGCTTATGTCAACGCCCGATTACTGTGCAGGCCAGACAGGGATTGGCTTAATCCATAA
- a CDS encoding phosphatidylglycerophosphatase A family protein, with product MTRSEKLIMFLATGFGAGSIPFAPGTFGSVVGVGCTFLVSGLGLAWAIGVLVVVIGVSVWVSDRAEKILGKTDPGCIVIDEIAGMMVAMLGLPFTFWHAVAGFAAFRVFDIIKPFPIRKVETLFPGGAGIVADDLLAGVAANLAVRVLFLFFAA from the coding sequence ATGACACGTTCTGAAAAACTGATCATGTTTCTGGCCACCGGGTTCGGGGCCGGATCTATTCCCTTTGCGCCGGGCACGTTCGGCAGTGTGGTGGGGGTGGGGTGCACCTTTCTGGTGTCCGGCCTTGGCCTGGCGTGGGCCATCGGAGTGCTGGTGGTGGTTATCGGCGTGTCGGTGTGGGTCTCTGACCGGGCCGAAAAGATTCTGGGAAAGACCGATCCGGGGTGCATTGTCATTGACGAGATCGCGGGCATGATGGTGGCCATGCTGGGCCTGCCGTTTACGTTCTGGCATGCGGTGGCCGGGTTTGCGGCGTTCCGGGTGTTTGATATTATCAAGCCGTTTCCCATTCGAAAGGTGGAGACACTGTTTCCCGGCGGGGCCGGCATTGTGGCCGATGACCTGCTTGCCGGGGTGGCGGCCAATCTTGCGGTGCGGGTTCTGTTTTTGTTTTTCGCGGCATGA
- the thpR gene encoding RNA 2',3'-cyclic phosphodiesterase has product MAFDLPAEVIDDLAGIQKTVAAGGVKIGWVAPQNIHLTVKFLGEISPEAVQKALAAAEQAVKGISPMQIRAQGIGVFPDMNRPRVLWAGLSGDLRSLVDFHGILDENLFSAGFGKEKRRFTAHVTLGRIKRAVDVRQLAAAMAPCLDFQSKPFCIDRLMVYKSDLTAAGPVYSRLAAFALGG; this is encoded by the coding sequence ATGGCCTTTGACCTGCCGGCGGAGGTGATTGATGATCTGGCCGGCATTCAGAAAACAGTTGCGGCCGGCGGCGTGAAGATCGGCTGGGTGGCGCCTCAAAATATTCATCTTACAGTCAAATTTCTTGGCGAGATATCGCCGGAGGCGGTTCAAAAAGCCCTGGCAGCTGCCGAACAGGCAGTTAAGGGCATTTCCCCCATGCAGATTCGAGCTCAGGGCATCGGGGTGTTTCCGGATATGAACCGGCCCAGGGTGTTGTGGGCAGGGCTTTCCGGGGACCTGCGATCTCTTGTTGACTTTCACGGCATCCTGGATGAAAATCTGTTTTCTGCCGGTTTTGGTAAGGAAAAGCGCCGGTTTACGGCCCATGTGACGCTGGGTCGTATCAAGCGTGCCGTGGATGTGCGGCAACTGGCCGCTGCCATGGCGCCCTGTCTTGATTTTCAATCAAAGCCCTTTTGCATCGACAGGCTGATGGTGTATAAAAGCGATTTGACCGCAGCCGGGCCTGTTTACAGCCGGCTGGCGGCGTTTGCGTTGGGCGGGTAA